Below is a genomic region from Macaca thibetana thibetana isolate TM-01 chromosome 1, ASM2454274v1, whole genome shotgun sequence.
CACGAAGAAACATCAGATGAGTGGGTCCAGGCAGCTGTTGAGGCTCAGCAGCGCCAGGCTGAGGGTGTGCAGGATTGTCAAGCGTGGAGGCGGCGCGACACCGGTCTCCGTCGCTGTCCCGCCCGGCCACCCTGGGCGCCAGCAGCAGGTGGTAGGGCGCCAGACTGAGGGCGAAGACCAGCAGGAGCCCCAGGACCATGGTCTTGGCCGCGCGCGAGTGCGCGCCGGCGCTAGCAGGGCCCGGGCCCGAGGGCGCCTGGAGCGCCCGCGCCAGGCTCACGTAGGCCGGGAGCACCAGCAGGAAGGCGGCCGCGAAGAAGGCCACCGTGACGGAGGCCAGCCCCGAGCTTGCCCAGCGGTGCTCCTGGCAGGGAGGGGCCGGGCCCGCCAACCAGGCGAAGGCGCAGGCAGTGCGCGCGGGGCGCCGGTGGCGCAGGCCAGGCAGGCAGCCGCCCCGGGCCCGGGGCCGCGTACGGAGCAACAGCGGCACACGCTGATGAGCGCGGCGAAGACCACCGCGTAGGTGGACACGTAGTAGGCGGCCCCAGCCGCGCGGCAGGCGGCCTCCGGGCCAGGCCCAGGTAGTAGATGAGCCACGGCTGCAGCGTGAGCGTGAAGAGCTCATCAGCCAGAGCCAGGTTGAACAGGTAGAGAAGCAGGGCCTGGCCCAGGCGCCCGCCGCTGCGGATGAACACTGCCAGGGCAGCCACGTTGGCTGGCAGCCCCAGGCCCAGCGCCAAGGCATAGGCCGCGGGCACCACGATGAAACGAGCAGGGTCATCCCAGAGGCTGCAGCCGCCAACACCCAGGTCCCCAACACTGCTGTTCATCTCTGACCTTGATGTGGCAGAGGAAAGGTTAATGCGGCGGCTAGCCACAAAGGCAACCCCCATTCCACCTTCTCCCACCCCAATCTCCTCTTCTTCAGCCCTTGCGGGGAGGGGGCACTAGAGGCAGAGTCCATGTGAGAGGGAATGAGGACCGAACCTGGCCAGCAGCTGCTGAGAGGGGATGGACTCCGGAGTTTTTGGTGACAAGCTGTGGGAAGCGAGGAAGAGGCAGGAGTCCTAGATAACTTGGAAATTTCCAACCTTGGTGACTGAGAGGGTAGAGGTGCCCCTCACAGACAGAGTATGGTTCATACCTGTTGGGGCACAGACCTGTGCGGTAAACCCACATAGGGCTGAGCCAACAGGGAGTTCTGGAGAAACAGGTTGAAACATAGAGGCCTGTCCAGAAAAAGACCCAACTCCCTCGTCCCTGTGCCACCCAGATGAGAAGCATGGATGGAGGAATGGGCTTGTGGTGCAGTGACCCACAGGATAGGCCTATGCACAGTGACCTCGGACTTGCCTTGGTGAAGGTCCTCTCCCAGGGAGGTACCTCAGCACTTGCCTGGAGCACCCTTGGCTGGGCTGAAAAGCTTTTGCCACTCTGAAGCCTTCCATCCTTTTTCCTCCCCCCTCACTTTTTGACCACAAAGTCGTCCTGGGTCAGACTCAGACCTCtggacagaaaagcaaaaagtgCACAGGCCCAGCAATCAGGCAGATTCTAGATATACACATCAAtttgccatgtgaccttgggcaaattactcagCTTCACTGAGCCTGTCTTTGCTGcagtaaaatggagattaaaatacctacctcacagggttgttgggaggattatGAGAAAACATAAGTAAAACTGAGCCCTGTGGCTGACACTGGGGAGATACTTCATTACTGTTAGCTCCCTTCCCTTCTAGGCAGCACATAGATAAATGTGTAcactcacacaggcacacacagagtgTCAGAGACATAGACACCCCAGGCacacaaaacaacacaaacacaTCTGGGCATATTCCTATCCTCTTCCCAAGGGAGGTAAGTGCACAAATCAATGTCCTGTTACTATTTGTGACACACTTACACACTCCTAGGATGTCCTAAAACTCAGTTCTTCCAAAATCTGGATTTTTGCCTTTGAGCATCTCAGGCTCCAATCCTTTCTGAGACCCCGGGTAACTGtatttcctttccccacttcctcTGTTCTGTTCTCCATGCCTGTAGCCCTACCCTGACCCATCCCCTGCCATCCTACCAGATTGTTCCTTTCTTACCTCTTGCTATAATGGCTGCTGGAGTTCTCTCTGGGGTCCTGACTTTAAGGATCTGACACAGGGCAGAATCCCCTCCCACTCACACATCTCAGACCCTCCCATCAGCCAGCTAATCCCAAGAAACGACATGAAGAATGGGTCTGACAGCTGGAAGGGCTGGAGCCCACCTGTGGCACCTGTGAGCTGGGTTTCTGGGGCTGCAGTCAGGGCCCCAAGGGAAGGGAGTGTCATCGGAGGACAAGAGAGCCTTCAGCACAGGGAGGGAGA
It encodes:
- the LOC126960819 gene encoding transmembrane protein-like, with protein sequence MEGFRVAKAFQPSQGCSRQVLRYLPGRGPSPRSEMNSSVGDLGVGGCSLWDDPARFIVVPAAYALALGLGLPANVAALAVFIRSGGRLGQALLLYLFNLALADELFTLTLQPWLIYYLGLARRPPAARLGPPTTCPPTRWSSPRSSACAAVAPYAAPGPGRLPAWPAPPAPRAHCLRLRLVGGPGPSLPGAPLGKLGAGLRHGGLLRGRLPAGAPGLREPGAGAPGALGPGPC